A genomic segment from Segniliparus rotundus DSM 44985 encodes:
- a CDS encoding sensor domain-containing protein, translated as MARTRTAALLALAVLAAPACARTTTGASAPQAHADPTTAPSAPSAFPAEKIDTLLLSLDEVNRIVSPDQPAKYFYQKPAENKPYSQEQPTITPCGKALAIGTVYSVGKDWSAYRSTEYDATQNVDIRLIVVAYPSEQLAEEAFSRIAGGLKSCATDDEFALDGVTGISAKWHSNFPSSETHSVALKLHDEIARAKNVLIQVESSDPGSGSDHVSGVIEKVSQRASA; from the coding sequence ATGGCCCGAACCCGAACCGCCGCGCTCCTCGCCCTGGCCGTGCTCGCCGCTCCCGCATGCGCCCGCACCACAACAGGAGCCAGCGCCCCGCAAGCCCACGCCGACCCCACCACAGCGCCAAGCGCCCCAAGCGCGTTCCCCGCAGAGAAAATCGACACACTGTTGCTCAGCTTGGACGAAGTCAACAGGATCGTGAGTCCAGACCAACCTGCAAAATATTTCTACCAAAAGCCCGCCGAGAACAAACCGTACTCGCAGGAGCAACCAACGATTACGCCATGCGGCAAGGCATTGGCAATTGGAACGGTTTATTCTGTGGGTAAGGATTGGTCTGCTTACAGGTCAACAGAATACGATGCTACTCAGAATGTCGATATCCGTTTAATAGTAGTCGCGTATCCAAGCGAGCAGCTAGCAGAAGAAGCTTTTTCTCGAATTGCAGGGGGACTCAAGTCTTGCGCGACTGACGACGAGTTCGCGCTTGACGGGGTTACAGGAATTTCTGCGAAGTGGCACTCAAATTTTCCGAGTAGCGAAACACACTCCGTTGCCCTCAAACTGCACGACGAGATAGCCAGAGCTAAAAATGTTTTGATTCAAGTGGAATCATCTGATCCCGGATCAGGATCGGATCACGTATCCGGTGTGATCGAGAAAGTCTCTCAAAGAGCCTCCGCGTAG
- a CDS encoding ABC transporter permease yields MSAKTFRWALPVSAALLLVSVTTALTHAYDLTSPGVVRTGLALAIPIALAALGGLWAERSGVVNIGLEGMMILGSWGAAWGSLQFGPLFGLLAAAVFGAAGGALHALATVTFRVNHIVSGVAVNLLGAGVAKYLANLVFFPLSKNPRESPPVQTLRSFDVPFLPRWCQSLAERHWFLVSDLAGVLGGAASGLSALTVGGLALVPLSFWLLWRTRFGLRLRSCGENPAAAASLGVKVRLCQYTALLVSGAMAGLGGAALVVAPGQIGYSEGQTGGRGYIGLAAMIFGNWRPGGLLGACALFGYADGLRLATPGWVVGAFLYGAVLALAALAAVRLSRGQRVAGLVTAAIAAGLWCLYWCTSALPNEFTDYLPHMLTLMVLALGASKLRPPAALGETSQSEH; encoded by the coding sequence GTGAGCGCAAAAACGTTCCGGTGGGCGCTGCCGGTCAGCGCGGCGCTGCTGCTGGTCTCGGTGACGACGGCGTTGACCCATGCGTATGATCTGACCAGCCCTGGAGTCGTCCGAACCGGGCTGGCCCTCGCCATCCCGATCGCTCTCGCCGCTCTGGGCGGCCTGTGGGCGGAGCGTTCCGGCGTCGTCAATATCGGGCTTGAGGGCATGATGATTCTGGGCTCCTGGGGCGCTGCATGGGGCTCGTTGCAGTTCGGGCCGCTGTTCGGTCTGTTGGCCGCAGCGGTTTTCGGCGCGGCGGGGGGAGCGCTGCACGCGCTCGCCACCGTCACATTCCGGGTGAACCACATCGTTTCCGGCGTGGCGGTCAACTTGCTCGGCGCGGGTGTCGCCAAATACCTCGCGAACCTCGTTTTCTTCCCGCTGTCGAAGAATCCGCGCGAGTCGCCCCCGGTGCAGACGCTGCGCTCGTTCGACGTGCCGTTTCTGCCGCGCTGGTGCCAATCGCTCGCCGAGCGGCATTGGTTCCTGGTGAGCGATCTCGCCGGCGTCCTCGGCGGGGCGGCCAGCGGGCTCTCGGCGCTCACGGTCGGCGGCCTCGCCTTGGTTCCGTTGAGCTTCTGGCTGTTGTGGCGGACCCGGTTCGGCCTCCGGTTGCGCAGCTGCGGGGAAAATCCCGCCGCTGCCGCCTCGCTCGGCGTCAAGGTGCGGTTGTGCCAGTACACGGCGCTGTTGGTCTCCGGAGCCATGGCGGGCCTCGGCGGTGCGGCGCTCGTGGTCGCGCCGGGGCAGATCGGCTACAGCGAAGGGCAGACCGGGGGCCGGGGCTACATCGGCCTCGCCGCGATGATCTTCGGGAACTGGCGCCCTGGCGGTTTGCTCGGCGCGTGCGCCCTTTTCGGCTACGCCGACGGTTTGCGCCTGGCCACCCCTGGCTGGGTGGTCGGGGCCTTCTTGTACGGCGCTGTTTTGGCGTTGGCGGCCCTCGCCGCTGTTCGGCTGTCACGAGGCCAGCGCGTAGCTGGCCTCGTGACAGCGGCGATCGCCGCCGGACTCTGGTGCCTGTACTGGTGCACCTCGGCGTTGCCCAACGAGTTCACCGACTATTTGCCGCATATGTTGACTTTGATGGTCCTCGCGCTCGGCGCGAGCAAGCTCCGGCCTCCGGCGGCGTTGGGCGAGACTTCGCAGTCGGAGCATTGA
- a CDS encoding chromosome partitioning protein ParB, which translates to MQRKPFTPTEAEAMASAIEAALRPVAQERKAHGQTAPGKPKGENACEDSAQALQPEPKSREVAAQAVGYSHDTISKVRKFKDLADDPETPDEVREAARCSLGEMDTTGSVAGPHHRVMRVLEAESG; encoded by the coding sequence ATGCAGCGCAAGCCGTTCACCCCCACCGAGGCCGAGGCGATGGCCAGCGCGATAGAGGCGGCGCTGCGGCCCGTGGCCCAGGAGCGGAAGGCCCACGGCCAAACCGCACCTGGAAAACCGAAGGGGGAGAACGCTTGTGAAGATTCTGCACAAGCGTTACAGCCTGAGCCGAAGTCCCGTGAGGTCGCGGCGCAGGCGGTCGGCTACAGCCACGACACCATCAGCAAAGTCCGCAAGTTCAAGGACTTGGCCGACGACCCCGAAACGCCGGACGAGGTGCGCGAGGCCGCGCGCTGTTCGCTGGGGGAGATGGACACGACCGGATCGGTGGCGGGTCCGCACCACAGGGTGATGCGCGTGTTGGAGGCCGAGAGCGGATGA
- a CDS encoding YdcF family protein: MATHVRRTSSLAACALALLLSAFAVAGAAEASPVQGVDPSCADPQSQYSEDDDADGECSDPQPEPAIAQQDQGSLYSAASAELSAGNVAQAVQDYRGIVEAAPQDANALMYLAGWSTFLSQQGLGDTDDVDLYKSQLETADPARGVDLDRMLTAIQSQASAPLSEEVPAADSLRGAATTIVTLGAGLRPDGSMPQVLLERLKKTLDLALADPEASIIVTGGKPQNGLTEADAMADWLVGQGVDPARVHKEDRSASTVQNALNSASILRSLKPSQLVVVTSANHARRASALLELVAQTALDPGFDLISVASVDPAQAGYDESADPQAGELRAMYRDSFSVVRPGM, encoded by the coding sequence TTGGCAACACACGTCAGGCGCACATCGTCCTTGGCCGCGTGCGCCCTTGCGCTGCTGTTGTCCGCGTTCGCCGTCGCGGGCGCCGCTGAGGCAAGCCCTGTGCAAGGCGTCGACCCGTCGTGCGCAGACCCGCAGTCGCAGTACAGCGAGGACGACGACGCCGACGGCGAGTGCTCGGACCCCCAGCCAGAGCCCGCCATCGCCCAGCAGGACCAGGGCTCGCTGTACTCGGCCGCGTCTGCCGAGCTCAGCGCGGGCAATGTGGCGCAAGCGGTGCAGGACTACCGGGGCATTGTCGAGGCCGCGCCGCAGGACGCGAACGCGTTGATGTACCTCGCGGGTTGGTCCACGTTCCTCAGCCAGCAAGGCCTCGGCGACACGGACGACGTGGACCTGTACAAGAGCCAACTGGAAACGGCAGACCCGGCTCGGGGCGTCGATCTGGACCGGATGCTCACGGCGATCCAGTCCCAAGCGTCCGCGCCGCTGAGCGAAGAGGTGCCAGCGGCGGACTCCTTGCGCGGCGCGGCGACGACGATTGTCACGCTCGGCGCAGGGCTGCGCCCAGACGGGTCCATGCCGCAGGTGCTCCTCGAGCGGTTGAAGAAAACGCTGGATCTGGCATTGGCCGACCCAGAGGCTTCGATCATCGTCACCGGCGGCAAGCCGCAGAACGGCCTGACCGAGGCCGACGCGATGGCGGACTGGCTTGTCGGCCAAGGCGTGGACCCCGCGCGGGTCCACAAAGAGGACCGCTCTGCGAGCACAGTGCAGAACGCCCTCAACAGCGCGAGCATTCTGCGTTCGCTCAAACCCTCGCAACTGGTCGTCGTCACGTCGGCGAACCATGCGCGCCGCGCCAGCGCGCTCTTGGAGCTCGTCGCGCAAACCGCCCTGGACCCTGGTTTCGACCTCATCTCTGTGGCGAGTGTGGACCCCGCGCAGGCTGGCTACGACGAGAGCGCAGACCCGCAGGCGGGGGAGCTGCGCGCGATGTATCGGGACAGTTTCAGCGTGGTGCGGCCCGGGATGTAG
- a CDS encoding C40 family peptidase, translating to MTQTAQKDSDDAEGRGKALGEHIRGTFGTALGEQMGVNTKSLRAFSESLAGLANAYTSGAQKLAPAVQGLRDVLQDAQSQGFTVSDDWKLQDTQRPNMHRAQAQEQLQPRLSSALTALDQADHETMGDIAKARQALYESPMPQLGLGQTPNPQQPPAQPDQPQPDDKQHDQGQPGDHVPGANAKPGDPGYVVPKAPGDPADYPSEPGWKSDVPGADNPPGYPPTGPGAQRDQNWKDYLAGKNPDGSLRPKGEIPAAYPNPESVSDKGLKVIGAAARQQGTRYVWGGGGPNGTSQPGTRDSYTDRNGVFHQGFGDSRHDYEHKGFDCSGLAEYSVFQATGYDPDHNSGAQLSKITSGANPAGVVVPPSEAQPGDLVYYGPKGSEHVAIYMGNGVTVETNTSGTPVHMQTRSSLDDGRGITVVHLK from the coding sequence ATGACGCAAACGGCGCAGAAGGACAGCGACGACGCGGAAGGCCGTGGGAAAGCGTTGGGCGAGCATATACGCGGCACATTCGGCACGGCGTTGGGCGAGCAGATGGGCGTGAACACGAAATCGTTGCGCGCCTTCTCCGAATCTTTGGCCGGGCTGGCCAATGCGTACACAAGCGGGGCGCAAAAACTGGCGCCCGCCGTCCAAGGGCTGCGAGATGTGCTGCAGGACGCGCAAAGCCAGGGCTTCACCGTCAGCGACGACTGGAAGCTCCAAGACACCCAACGCCCGAACATGCACCGCGCGCAAGCCCAAGAACAACTCCAGCCACGGCTCAGCAGCGCTCTGACAGCGCTCGACCAAGCCGACCACGAGACCATGGGCGACATCGCCAAAGCACGCCAAGCCCTCTACGAATCCCCCATGCCGCAGCTCGGCCTCGGACAAACCCCAAACCCGCAACAACCACCAGCGCAACCCGACCAGCCGCAGCCAGACGACAAACAGCATGACCAAGGCCAACCAGGCGACCATGTTCCAGGCGCGAACGCAAAACCAGGCGACCCCGGCTACGTGGTGCCCAAAGCTCCGGGCGATCCAGCGGATTACCCGTCCGAGCCGGGGTGGAAGTCGGATGTGCCCGGCGCGGATAACCCGCCAGGGTACCCGCCCACTGGCCCAGGGGCGCAAAGGGATCAGAACTGGAAAGACTATTTGGCGGGCAAGAACCCCGATGGCTCGCTGCGGCCGAAAGGTGAAATCCCTGCGGCTTACCCGAACCCGGAGTCAGTGAGCGACAAGGGGTTAAAGGTCATCGGCGCTGCCGCAAGGCAACAAGGCACTCGATACGTGTGGGGAGGCGGTGGGCCAAATGGGACGAGTCAACCAGGCACGCGCGACAGCTACACAGACAGGAACGGCGTCTTCCATCAAGGTTTTGGCGACTCACGCCATGATTACGAACATAAGGGCTTCGATTGCAGCGGATTGGCCGAGTATTCGGTCTTCCAGGCGACAGGTTATGACCCCGACCATAATAGCGGAGCCCAGCTCAGCAAGATAACCAGCGGCGCAAACCCTGCCGGGGTGGTTGTGCCACCATCTGAGGCGCAGCCTGGAGACCTTGTTTATTACGGACCGAAAGGGAGTGAACATGTGGCGATCTACATGGGTAACGGCGTGACGGTAGAGACAAATACGTCAGGAACTCCTGTGCATATGCAAACGAGGTCATCCCTTGATGATGGTCGCGGAATAACAGTTGTCCATCTCAAGTAG